AGGAACGTCATCGTCTCCTGCAGATAAAGTTGCACCGTCTCGGCGTCGTGGGACAGATATCCGATCGCCACGTCGGTGCCCAGCTGCAGGTCGAAGTCGCCGCCGCGCGTGGTCAGCACGAAGGCGCCGTCGATGGCGGGCGCCCAGATGATGTCGTTGTCGACCAGCCGGCGCAGATGCTCGCGGATCGGATACCCGTGTTCGGTGGTCTCGCTGACCTTGGTGTAGGCGTCGGCCGACAGCAGCACCGCATAGGGCCCGTCCACCCCGGCCAACCGCAACTCGGACAGCGCCTGGCTGATAACGTCGGGGAAGTCGCGGACGTCGGCGGGCAGCTGCAGTGCGGGGTTGGAGCTTGCGCTGCGGATGCCTTCGATCGACGCCGCGCCGTAGCCCTCGAAGATGGCCCGGTCTTCGACGAACGCCAGCTTCTTGGCGGCATCCTTGACCGGATCCCAGTCGGAGTCCTTCGACCCGCGTTCCACGTCGTCGATCTCCGAACGCGACAGCGTAAACGGAACGCGCAGCCGCACAAGCGGTTTGCTCGCCCGCAGATGCGCGATCACCCCGTCACCGGGGGGTGTCACATCAGTCAGCCGGCCGACGCCAACCGCCGCCATGGTAGGTCCGCCGGGTCCGCTGACGTCGACCACTCGACGCCCCGCGATGTGCCGTTTGAATGTCCGAGTCGCCTCCAATTCGATTTCGGCCCAAGCAGCCTCGGTGATCGGTGCCAGTTCGCGGTAGAGGTTGTTCATCGAGCGTTTCCTTTCAAACTGCCGATCGCCAGCGAGCCGTCGGAGTCGGAATCTTCTGTCGCAGCGGGTAATCCAGGCAGCGGCGGTGGGTCGTCGAGGAAGTCGACGGTGGGAGAGAAGAATAATCCACCGGTGAGAGCGGTGGAGAAGTCCAAGATGCGATCGGTGTTGCCGGGCGGATCGCCGAGAAACATGTTGCGCAGAATCTGTTCGGTGACGGCGGGGCTGCGGGAATAGCCGATGTAGTACGTCCCGTACTCGCCCTTGCCTACCTCGCCGAACGGCATGTTGTGCCGCACGATCTTGAGCTCGTTGCCTTCGTCATCTTCGACCTTGTTCAGCGCGAGGTGCGAGTTGGCCGGTTTCTCGTCGTCGTCGAACTCGATGTCTTCCAGCTTGGTTCGGCCGAACGCACGTTCCTGCTCGGTGACCGAAAGCGAATTCCAGCCCGCCATGTCGTGCACGTACTTCTGCACATGCACATAGCACCCGCCGGCGAAGTCGGGATCCTCGTCGCCGATCTGCGTCGCGCTGACGGCCAGCGGGCCATCGGGATTCTCGGTGCCGTCGACGAACCCGAGCAGATCGCGGTTGTCGAAGAACCGAAACCCGTGCACCTCGTCGACCACCGTCACAGCGCCGGCCATCGCGTCGATCAGCCGGGTGGCCAGCTCGAAGCACACGTCCATCGTCTCGGCCCGGATGTGAAACAACAGATCGCCGGGGGTGGCGGGCGCGTGGTGCCGCGGACCCGTCAGCGGTATGAACGGGTGCAGCTCGGCGGGCCGTGGACCGGAGAACAATCGATCCCAGGCATCGGAGCCGATCGAGGCCACCACCGACAGGCGCTTGGCCGGGTCGCGAAACCCGATCGCGCGCACCAGCCCGGAGATGTCGGGCAGCGCGTCATGCACGGTTGCCTCGCCGCCCTCGTTGATTGTGGCCACCAGGAAAATGGCGGCCGGCGTCAACGGTTGCAGGATCGGTTGCGGCTGCACGGCAGGCACGGATTCGACCCTAACGTCCCCGCCGGTGCTTCGATGACAGGATGAGGACATGACGGCTACGCCGGCGGGTCTGTGTGAGTTCATCGACGCATCCCCGTCGCCGTTCCACGTGTGTGCCACGGTGGCGCGTGCGCTGCGCGCCGCCGGGTATGTCGAGTTGGCCGAGACCGAGGCCTGGCCCGGCGCCGGCAAATTCTTCACGGTGCGCGCGGGCTCGGTGGTGGCGTGGCACAGCGCGGGCGCGTCGGCCGCGCCGTTTCGGGTGATCGGCGCCCATACCGACAGCCCCAATCTGCGGGTCAAGCAGCGGCCCGACCGCGTGGTTGCGGGTTGGCAGGTGGTCGCGCTGCAGCCTTACGGGGGCGCCTGGCTGAACTCGTGGCTGGACCGCGACCTGGGGATCAGCGGCCGACTGTCGGTGCGCGACGGTGCCGGCGTCAGCCACCGGTTGGTGCGCATCGACGATCCGATTCTGCGGGTGCCGCAGCTGGCCATCCACCTGGCCGAAGACCGCAAGTCACTCACGTTGGACCCGCAGCACCACGTCAATGCGGTGTGGGCCGCCGGCGACTCCACCCGCTCGTTTGTCGGCTACGTCGCCGAGCGCGCCGGCGTCGGCGCCGACGACGTGCTCGGGTTCGACCTGATGACCCATGATCTGGCTCCCTCCACGCTGGCTGGAGTCGACGACCAGTTCCTCAGCGCGCCGCGGCTGGACAACCAGGCCAGCTGCTATGCCGGCCTGGAAGCGCTGCTGGCCGCCGAACCGGACCGTTACCTGCCGGTGCTGGTGTTGTTCGACCACGAAGAGGTCGGTTCAAGCTCCGACCACGGCGCCCAGTCCGAGCTGCTGCTGACCACACTGGAGCGCGTCGTGCTGGCCGCCGGCGGCGACCGCGAGGATTTCCTGCGCCGGATGGCCGGATCGATGATGGCCTCGGCGGACATGGCGCACGCCACCCACCCCAACTACCCGGACCGGCACGAGCCCGGGCACCCGGTCACCATCAACGGGGGCCCGGTGCTCAAGGTGCAACCCAACCTGCGGTATGCCACCGACGGGCGCACCGCTGCGGCCTTCGCACTCGCCTGCCGACAGGCCGGCGTGGCGTTGCAGCGATACGAACACCGCGCCGACCTACCATGCGGTTCGACGATCGGCCCGATCGCCTCGGCACGCACCGGCATCCCGACCGTGGACGTCGGCGCTCCCCAACTGGCGATGCACTCCGCCCGCGAACTGATGGGCGCCGCCGACGTCACCGCGTATTCGGCTGCGCTGCAGGCGTTTTTGGCGCCACAGTGACATGGGGGTTCAGCGCGAGGCGAGGACAGCCGGTTCGTAGCGGATGACGTTTTCCACCACCATGCCGTTGCGGCTGCGGACCCGGTCGAGCCCGCGGATCGTGAAGGGGCCGTCCGGGCCGGTGCCTTGGCCCACGTAGTGCAAGAACACCAGCTGCTCGCCCACGGCCGCGCTGGGCACGGTTGCACTGTCGACCAGTTCGAGCTTCAAATCCGGCGCGGCGATAAGCAATTCGGCGATCTCGGCCGTGTGCGCCTCTTTGCCTGGCACCGGTTCGGCGTCGTCCGACCAATAGCCGACGATGTCGTCGGCCAAAAATCAAACCCGCGGGTCAGGGTCGGGGCGGCCCAATACGCCGCCCACATCTCAGCGCTGAACGTCGGGGTCGCTGAGTCGGAGCTCGTGCGGAGTGGGGCGGACTGAATGTCGGTCATGGCTTCCTCCAGGAGTCGGGGCGCCGCCCGGTTGCGGCCGCACAATTACCTCGCAGGACATCGCCGCCACGCATCGTTGCGATTACGGTTTCTTTCCGTGACCGACTCGACGGTTGGCGGATTACTGCGTGGCTGGCGAGAGCGTCGCCGGGTAAGCCAGCTCGAGCTTTCGCTTCAGGTGGGCGTGTCAGCGAGGCATCTGAGCTTCATCGAAACCGGGCGCTCGCGGCCCAGCGCTGAAACGGTGCTTGCCCTGGCCGGACCCGGCCGGTACCGGGCGGCGTCGCGCCAGATGCGGCCCTCGTCGTCGCCCGACGGTGAGCGGCCACCCATTAGTCACGGATGCAAACGTCAACCGCGGTATCGATGCGGCGGGAACCTAGACTGGCTCCGTGACGTTCGGGCTCACTCACGCGGTCGATACCGTCGAGCGGGCCGCCGCCACCCCTGATCAGCCGCAACCCTTCCGCGAGCTCGGTCTCAAAGACGACGAGTACCAGCGCATCCGCGACATTCTGGGCCGCCGCCCTACCGACGTCGAGCTGGCGATGTATTCGGTGATGTGGAGCGAGCACTGCTCATACAAATCGTCGAAGGTTCACCTGCGCTACTTCGGGGAGACCACCACCGACGAGATGCGGGCCGGCCTGCTGGCCGGTATCGGGGAGAACGCAGGCGTCGTCGACATCGGCGACGGCTGGGCTGTCACCTTCAAGGTCGAGTCGCACAACCACCCCTCCTACGTCGAGCCCTACCAGGGCGCGGCTACCGGGGTCGGCGGCATCGTGCGCGACATCATGGCGATGGGGGCGCGACCGGTCGCGGTGATGGACCAGCTGCGCTTCGGCCCGGCCGACGCCCCGGACACCCGCCGGGTGGTCGACGGCGTGGTGCGCGGGATCGGGGGATACGGCAACTCGCTGGGCCTGCCCAACATCGGTGGCGAGACCGTCTTCGACGCCTGCTACGCCGGCAACCCGTTGGTCAACGCGTTGTGCGTCGGCGTGTTGCGCAAAGAAGACCTACACTTCGCCTTCGCCTCGGGCGCCGGTAACAAGATCATCCTGTTCGGTGCCCGCACCGGACTCGACGGCATCGGCGGGGTGTCGGTGCTGGCGTCGGACACCTTCGGCGGTGACGAGGCCGGACCGGGCCGCAAGAAGCTGCCGTCGGTTCAGGTCGGTGACCCGTTCATGGAAAAGGTGCTCATCGAATGCTGCCTGGAGCTCTACGCCAGCGGTCTGGTGATCGGCATCCAGGATTTAGGTGGTGCCGGATTAGCTTGTGCCACTTCGGAACTGGCCTCCGCCGGGGACGGGGGCATGGACATCGAACTGGGCACCGTACCGCTGCGCACCACCGGGATGACGCCCGCCGAGGTGCTGTGCAGCGAGTCGCAGGAGCGGATGTGCGCGGTGGTCGCGCCGGACAACGTGGACGCTTTCCTAGCGGTGTGCCGCAAATGGGAGGTGCTGGCCACGGTGATCGGTGACGTCACCGACGGCAACCGGTTGCGCATCACCTGGCACGGCGAGACCGTCGCCGACGTGCCGCCGCGCACCGTGGCCCATGACGGGCCGGTATACCAGCGTCCGCTAGCCCGACCAGCCTCGCAGGACGCGTTGAATGCCGACCGGTCGAGCAGCCTGCCGCGGCCAACCACTGGCGCCGAGTTGCGCGCCACTTTGCTTGCGCTGCTGGGCAGTCCGCATTTGTGCAGCCGCAGATTCATCACCGAACAGTACGACCGCTACGTGCGCGGCAACACCGTGCTGGCCGCGCACGCCGACGCCGGCATGCTGCGCGTGGACGAGTCCACCGGACGCGGCATCGCGGTGTCCACCGACGCGTCCGGCCGCTACACGGTGCTGGACCCCTATGCGGGCGCCCAGCTCGCGCTGGCCGAGGCGTACCGCAACGTCGCGGTGACGGGAGCGACCCCGGTCGCGGTCACCAACTGCCTCAACTTCGGCTCACCCGAAGACCCGGCGGTTATGTGGCAGTTCGCCGAGGCGGTGCGCGGATTGGCCGACGGCTGCGCGGCCCTTGGCATTCCGGTGACCGGCGGCAACGTCAGCTTCTACAACCAGACCGGATCGACCCCGATCCTGCCTACCCCGGTGGTCGGTGTGCTCGGCGTCATCGACGACGTGCACCACCGTATTCCGATCGGTCTGGGCGACGGGCCGGGGCAGACGCTGATGCTGCTCGGTGATACCCATGACGAGTTCGACGGCTCGGTGTGGGCCCAGGTGACCGCCGACCATCTCGGCGGGCTGCCGCCGAAAGTCGACCTGGCCCGCGAGAAGCTGTTGGCCGACGTGCTCAGCACGGCCGCCCGCGACGGACTGGTGTCTGCGGCGCACGACCTGTCCGAAGGTGGCCTGGCCATCGCGGTGGTGGAGGCCGCGCTGGCGGGTGAAACCGGTTGCTGCGTCGTGCTTCCCGACGACATCGACCCCTTCGTGATGTTGTTTTCCGAGTCGACGGGCCGGGTGTTGGTGGCGGTGCCGCGCGCCGAGGAGCGTCGGTTCCGGTCGCTGTGCGAGGTGCGTGGGCTGCCCGCCGTGGGCATCGGAGTCGTCGACCCAGAGTCAGATGCCGTCGAATTTCGGGGGCGGTTCACTGTATCGCTGGCAGAACTGCGCGGCACCTCCGAGGCGGTGCTGCCCGCACTGTTCGGATGAGTGTGCGGGCATGAGGATCCCGGTACACGACGCTGCCGCCGAACCGCTCAGCGATGCCGCCCAGCCCCACGGCCGGCACCCGCTGCTGGTGTGGGCGTGGGGCTTGCTGCGACTGCGTTTTGGCGGGGTCGGGTTCGGCGCGCTGTTTTTCTGCTTGTCGTTGACGCCGTCACTGCTGCCCAGGGATTGGCTGTTCCAAGGACTGATCGGCGGCATCAACGCCGCTTTCGGCTATGGCCTGGGCGTGCTGCTGGAAAAGGCTGCGCAGCGTTTCGTGCTGCGCAACGCCCGCTGGTGGCCGCCGCCGGCCCGGGTGCTGTTCGGGATCAAGGCGGCTGTCGTCGTGATCGCGCCGAGTGCGGCGGTGCTGATGCTCGTCCCGGCCGCGGGATGGCAGCGGCAAGTGTCGGCGTTGATGGGCATCCCCGGTCCGACCACGCTGAGCTATCTGCGCACGTTGGTCGTTGCGAGCGTGGTGAGTGCTGTCCTGGTGGCGACGTGCCGGACGCTGATCGACGCTATCAAGCTGCTGGCCCGGATGCTGATCAGGCGCTGGCATCTGCACGACGAGGTGGCGCTGTTCATCGGCACCACGATCGTCGTGGCGTTGCTGATCACCCTGATCAATGGGGTCTTGGTGCGGGGGTTCTTCATGGGGGCCAACGCCCTCTCCGAGCCGCGGAACAACGCCACCGGCGCGCGCATACATCAGCCGTTGATGCCCGAAAAGTCCGGTAGCCCAGCGTCATTGGCGCCCTGGGACACGCTGGGCTTCCAGGGCCGCAACTTCGTCGCCACCGGCCCGCATGCCGCCGAGCTGACCCGGCTCAACGGTCGGCCCGCCAAGGAGCCCATCCGGGTCTATGCCGGGCTGCAGACCGCCGCCGACGACCGGGCACGCGCGCAGATCATCGTCGACGAGCTCGAGCGCACCCACGCATTCGATCGCAAGCTGCTGGTAATCATCCCGACCACCGGCACCGGCTGGATCGATCCGGTGGCAGCGCGTTCACTGGAGATGATGTACAACGGTGACACCGCGATGGCCGGGCTGCAGTACTCGTATCTGCCCAGCTGGATTTCATTCTTGGCCGACCGGCAAAAGTCGATGGATTCCGGGAAGGTGCTCATCGACACCGTCCACAACCGTTGGCGGCAGCTGCCGGCGGATCACCGACCGAAATTGGTGCTTTACGGCGAAAGCCTGGGTTCGATGGCCGGGCAGGCGGCGTTCGGGTTCTTGCCCGACATCGCCCAGATGGGCTTCGACGCGGTGCTGTGGGTGGGGCCGCCGCACGAAAGCCCGTTGTGGCATGCGCTGATCGTGCGACGCGATCCCGGGACCACCGAGGTGCAGCCACGCTACGACAATGGGCGAACGGTGCGCTTTTCCGAGGCCGTCGACCCCGCCGACGTCGCCCGCGTCGCAGCGGGGCCATGGGAGGGCACCCGGGTGCTGTTCCTGCAACATCCATCCGATCCGGTCGTCTGGTGGTCGCCCGGTTTGCTGTTCAGCCGACCGGATTGGCTGGTCGAACCACCGGGGCAAGACCGCACCGCGTCGATGCGCTGGTATCCGGTGGTGACGTTCTGGCAAGTCAGCGCGGACCTCACCGAAGCCGAGCGCATGCCCCGCGGACATGGCCACAACTATGGCAACACCATCCTCGACGGCTGGGCCGCGGTGATACCCCCGGATGGCTGGACGGGCGCGGACACCGAGCGGATACGTGCCGCGGTCAAACAGTCAGAAAGTGCTGACGGACCCGAAAACTGATGCACGACAGCAGCTTTGAGCGGTTACGGGCGCTCCTACTGGCCACCGCGCTGGTCGGCTCGAGCTTCGTCGTGCCGCGGATACCGATGCGGTGGCGAGTACCCGCGCAAGCTGGCGGAGGCGCGCTGCTAGCACTGCTGACCGGTTCGCGCATCGGGTTGTCTCCGCCGCGGTTGTGGGCCGGGTTGCGCTGGGGGGTGGTGGCGGGGGCCGCCGCGGCGACCGCGGTCGCGGTGACGGCCCCGGTGCCGGTGGTGCGGCTGTCGATGTCCGCGCGGCCGTTGCCGCGCTCGGCGCCGGCCTGGCTGGGGGTACAGATACCCGTGGGTACGGTGTGGGCCGAGGAAGCCGCATTCCGGGCCGCGTTGGCGACCGCCGCCACGAGGGGCTTCGGTAACACCGGGGGACGGTTGGTGCAGGCCGTCGCGTTCGGGCTCTCCCACATCGCCGACGCACGCGCCGCAGGCCAGCCGGTGGGCCCGACCATCCTGGTCACCGGGGTGGCGGGGTGGCTATTCGGCTGGCTGGCAGACCGGTCCGGCAGCCTGGCCGCGCCGATACTGACACACCTGGCGATCAACGAGACCGCGGCCGCGGCAGCGCTCACCATCCAGCGGCGGTCACGCTCCTAACAGATGGCCGCCCGTCAAAGCGCCGACCCGGCCAAGACCCGCCAAGCCGTCTTGGCCGTCGCCGACTGGCTGCGTGACGAAAACCGCCCCACCCCGGAGCGAGCAGAGCTGGCCGCCGCGGTCCGGCTGACCGCGCGCACCCTGGCCGCGCAGGCGCCCGGCGCCAGTGTCGAAGTCCGGATCCCGCCGTTCGTCGCGGTGCAGTGCATTGCCGGTCCCCGGCATACCCGCGGAACCCCACCGAACGTCGTCGAGACCGATCCGCGAACGTGGCTGCTGCTGGCCACCGGGTTGCTGCAGGTGCCGGCGGCCGAAGCGGCGGCGCGCTGCACCTGTCGGGTGCGCGGGCCGGCCAGATCGAACGATGGCTGCCGCTGGTGAACCTGCCGACTTGACGAGCCGCCAGCGCAACACGCACGCCGGATTCTGCGACCCGGCCGTCGTCCCCGTAGACTCCGTTACGTCACCAACGTTCGGGAGCCGTCAGACCGTGACCGTCCTGCAGCCCCAGCCTGAGGACAATCCGCCCCGCGAAGAATGCGGTGTCTTCGGGGTATGGGCCCCCGGCGAGGAAGTCGCCAAGCTCACTTACTACGGCTTGTATGCGCTGCAGCACCGCGGGCAGGAAGCCGCCGGCATCGCTGTGGCCGACGGGTCGCAGGTGCTGGTATTCAAAGATCTCGGGCTGGTCAGCCAGGTGTTTGACGAGCAGACGCTGGCGGCCATGCCAGGGCACGTCGCCATCGGGCACTGCCGCTACTCCACTACCGGGCAGACCACCTGGGAGAACGCCCAGCCGGTGTTCCGGACCACGACGGCCGGCACCGGGGTGGCACTGGGACACAACGGCAACATCGTCAACAGCACCGCTTTGGTCACCCGGGCCCGCGAAGCCGGGTTGATCAACCCGCGGCTGCCTGGCTCGGCCACCACCGACTCGGATGTCCTGGGCGCGCTGCTGGCGCACGCAGCGGCCGACTCGACGCTAGAACAAGCGGCATTGGAGCTGCTGCCGACCGTGCGGGGCGCGTTCTGCCTGATCTTCATGGACGAGAACACGCTGTACGCGGCGCGCGACCCGTACGGGGTGCGGCCGCTGTGCCTGGGACGCCTGGACCGCGGCTGGGTGGTGGCCTCCGAAACCGCCGCGCTGGACATCGTCGGCGCGTCCTTCGTGCGCGACATCGAGCCGGGCGAGCTGCTGGCGATCGACGCCGACGGGGTGCGGTCCAGCCGTTTTGCGGAGCCCACACCCAAGGGCTGCGTCTTCGAATACGTCTATCTGGCCCGCCCGGACAGCACGATCGCCAATCGCTCGGTGCACGCCGCCCGCGTTGAGATCGGTCGCCGGCTGGCCCGAGAGTGCGGGATCGACGCCGACCTGGTGATCGGGGTGCCGGAATCCGGCACGCCCGCCGCGGTCGGCTACGCGCAGGAGTCCGGCACCCCCTATGGGCAGGGCCTGATGAAAAACGCCTACGTCGGGCGCACTTTTATCCAGCCGTCGCAGACCATCCGCCAGCTTGGCATCCGGCTCAAGCTCAACCCGCTCAAAGAGGTCATCCGGGGCAAGCGGCTGATCGTCGTCGACGATTCGATCGTGCGGGGAAACACCCAGCGCGCCCTGGTGCGGATGCTGCGTGAGGCCGGCGCCGCCGAAGTGCATGTGCGCATCGCCTCGCCGCCGGTGAAGTGGCCCTGCTTCTACGGAATCGACTTCCCGTCGGCGGCGGAGTTGATCGCGAACGCCGTCGACGACGAGGACGAGATGCTCGAAGCGGTGCGGCACGCGATCGGTGCCGACACGCTTGGCTACATCTCCCAAGAGGGACTGATCGCGGCCACCGAGCAGTCCGCGTCCCGGCTGTGCACCGCCTGCTTCGACGGCGCGTACCCGATCGAGCTGTCCAGCGAGTCCGTCCTGGGCAAGAACGTCATCGAGCACATGCTGGCCACCGCGGCCCGCGAGGCCGTGCAGGCCGGCCCCGAGATCGACGAGGCCGCTCTGGCTGAAGACGCGCTACGGCGCCCCTAGCACGGCGCTGAACGGTAGCCTTTATCGGCGATGACGGACCGTCGGAAGGATTCCGGAAAACACTCCGGCAATCAGGGCATCACCTATGCAGCGGCCGGGGTGGACATCGCAGCCGGTGACCGCGCCGTCGAATTGTTCAAACCACTCGCGTCCAAGGCCACCAGACCCGAAGTCCGCAGCAAGCTAGGGGGATTCGCCGGACTGTTCGCCCTGCGCGGCGGTTATCGTGAACCGCTGCTGGCCGCCTCCAGCGACGGCGTGGGCACCAAGCTGGCGATCGCCCAGGCGATGGACAAACACGACACGGTCGGCCTGGATCTGGTCGCGATGGTGGTCGACGACCTGGTGGTGTGCGGTGCCGAGCCGCTGTTTTTGTTGGACTACATCGCATTGGGGCGGATCGTGCCCGAGCGGCTCAATGCCATCGTCGCCGGCATCGCCGAAGGGTGCATGCGCGCCGGCTGCGCGCTGCTGGGCGGCGAGACCGCCGAGCATCCCGGCTTGATCGAGCCCGACCACTACGACTTATCGGCCACCGCCGTCGGGGTGATCGAGGCCGACGACGTCTTGGGCGCCGAGCGTGTCAAACCCGGTGACGTCATCATCGCGATGGGGTCGTCCGGCCTGCATTCCAACGGCTACTCGCTGGTGCGCGCCGTCCTGCTAGAAATCGACCGGATGAACCTGGCCGGCTACGTCGAGGAGTTCGGCCGCACGCTGGGCGAAGAACTACTGGAGCCCACCCGCATCTACGCCAAGGACTGTCTGGCGTTGGCCGCCGAAACCCAAGTCCGCACCTTCTGCCACATCACCGGGGGCGGGCTGGCCGGCAACCTGGAGCGCGTCATCCCACACGGACTGGTCGCCGAAGTCGACCGCGGCACGTGGACGCCGGCACCGGTTTTCGCGATGATCGCGCAGCGAGGCCGGGTCAGCCGCGCGGAGATGGAAAAAACATTCAACATGGGCGTCGGCATGGTCGCCGTCGTCGCACCCGAGGACACCGATCGGGCGCTAGCCATCTTGACCGCCCGGCACGTGGATTGCTGGGTGCTGGGCACCGTCAACAAGGGCGGCAAGGAAGGCCCGCGAGCCAGGCTCGTCGGGCAGCACCCGCGGTT
This Mycobacterium xenopi DNA region includes the following protein-coding sequences:
- a CDS encoding family 1 encapsulin nanocompartment shell protein; its protein translation is MNNLYRELAPITEAAWAEIELEATRTFKRHIAGRRVVDVSGPGGPTMAAVGVGRLTDVTPPGDGVIAHLRASKPLVRLRVPFTLSRSEIDDVERGSKDSDWDPVKDAAKKLAFVEDRAIFEGYGAASIEGIRSASSNPALQLPADVRDFPDVISQALSELRLAGVDGPYAVLLSADAYTKVSETTEHGYPIREHLRRLVDNDIIWAPAIDGAFVLTTRGGDFDLQLGTDVAIGYLSHDAETVQLYLQETMTFLCYTAEASVALSA
- a CDS encoding Dyp-type peroxidase, encoding MSSSCHRSTGGDVRVESVPAVQPQPILQPLTPAAIFLVATINEGGEATVHDALPDISGLVRAIGFRDPAKRLSVVASIGSDAWDRLFSGPRPAELHPFIPLTGPRHHAPATPGDLLFHIRAETMDVCFELATRLIDAMAGAVTVVDEVHGFRFFDNRDLLGFVDGTENPDGPLAVSATQIGDEDPDFAGGCYVHVQKYVHDMAGWNSLSVTEQERAFGRTKLEDIEFDDDEKPANSHLALNKVEDDEGNELKIVRHNMPFGEVGKGEYGTYYIGYSRSPAVTEQILRNMFLGDPPGNTDRILDFSTALTGGLFFSPTVDFLDDPPPLPGLPAATEDSDSDGSLAIGSLKGNAR
- a CDS encoding M18 family aminopeptidase, which codes for MTATPAGLCEFIDASPSPFHVCATVARALRAAGYVELAETEAWPGAGKFFTVRAGSVVAWHSAGASAAPFRVIGAHTDSPNLRVKQRPDRVVAGWQVVALQPYGGAWLNSWLDRDLGISGRLSVRDGAGVSHRLVRIDDPILRVPQLAIHLAEDRKSLTLDPQHHVNAVWAAGDSTRSFVGYVAERAGVGADDVLGFDLMTHDLAPSTLAGVDDQFLSAPRLDNQASCYAGLEALLAAEPDRYLPVLVLFDHEEVGSSSDHGAQSELLLTTLERVVLAAGGDREDFLRRMAGSMMASADMAHATHPNYPDRHEPGHPVTINGGPVLKVQPNLRYATDGRTAAAFALACRQAGVALQRYEHRADLPCGSTIGPIASARTGIPTVDVGAPQLAMHSARELMGAADVTAYSAALQAFLAPQ
- a CDS encoding nuclear transport factor 2 family protein; amino-acid sequence: MADDIVGYWSDDAEPVPGKEAHTAEIAELLIAAPDLKLELVDSATVPSAAVGEQLVFLHYVGQGTGPDGPFTIRGLDRVRSRNGMVVENVIRYEPAVLASR
- the purL gene encoding phosphoribosylformylglycinamidine synthase subunit PurL gives rise to the protein MTFGLTHAVDTVERAAATPDQPQPFRELGLKDDEYQRIRDILGRRPTDVELAMYSVMWSEHCSYKSSKVHLRYFGETTTDEMRAGLLAGIGENAGVVDIGDGWAVTFKVESHNHPSYVEPYQGAATGVGGIVRDIMAMGARPVAVMDQLRFGPADAPDTRRVVDGVVRGIGGYGNSLGLPNIGGETVFDACYAGNPLVNALCVGVLRKEDLHFAFASGAGNKIILFGARTGLDGIGGVSVLASDTFGGDEAGPGRKKLPSVQVGDPFMEKVLIECCLELYASGLVIGIQDLGGAGLACATSELASAGDGGMDIELGTVPLRTTGMTPAEVLCSESQERMCAVVAPDNVDAFLAVCRKWEVLATVIGDVTDGNRLRITWHGETVADVPPRTVAHDGPVYQRPLARPASQDALNADRSSSLPRPTTGAELRATLLALLGSPHLCSRRFITEQYDRYVRGNTVLAAHADAGMLRVDESTGRGIAVSTDASGRYTVLDPYAGAQLALAEAYRNVAVTGATPVAVTNCLNFGSPEDPAVMWQFAEAVRGLADGCAALGIPVTGGNVSFYNQTGSTPILPTPVVGVLGVIDDVHHRIPIGLGDGPGQTLMLLGDTHDEFDGSVWAQVTADHLGGLPPKVDLAREKLLADVLSTAARDGLVSAAHDLSEGGLAIAVVEAALAGETGCCVVLPDDIDPFVMLFSESTGRVLVAVPRAEERRFRSLCEVRGLPAVGIGVVDPESDAVEFRGRFTVSLAELRGTSEAVLPALFG
- a CDS encoding alpha/beta hydrolase; amino-acid sequence: MRIPVHDAAAEPLSDAAQPHGRHPLLVWAWGLLRLRFGGVGFGALFFCLSLTPSLLPRDWLFQGLIGGINAAFGYGLGVLLEKAAQRFVLRNARWWPPPARVLFGIKAAVVVIAPSAAVLMLVPAAGWQRQVSALMGIPGPTTLSYLRTLVVASVVSAVLVATCRTLIDAIKLLARMLIRRWHLHDEVALFIGTTIVVALLITLINGVLVRGFFMGANALSEPRNNATGARIHQPLMPEKSGSPASLAPWDTLGFQGRNFVATGPHAAELTRLNGRPAKEPIRVYAGLQTAADDRARAQIIVDELERTHAFDRKLLVIIPTTGTGWIDPVAARSLEMMYNGDTAMAGLQYSYLPSWISFLADRQKSMDSGKVLIDTVHNRWRQLPADHRPKLVLYGESLGSMAGQAAFGFLPDIAQMGFDAVLWVGPPHESPLWHALIVRRDPGTTEVQPRYDNGRTVRFSEAVDPADVARVAAGPWEGTRVLFLQHPSDPVVWWSPGLLFSRPDWLVEPPGQDRTASMRWYPVVTFWQVSADLTEAERMPRGHGHNYGNTILDGWAAVIPPDGWTGADTERIRAAVKQSESADGPEN
- a CDS encoding CPBP family intramembrane glutamic endopeptidase, coding for MHDSSFERLRALLLATALVGSSFVVPRIPMRWRVPAQAGGGALLALLTGSRIGLSPPRLWAGLRWGVVAGAAAATAVAVTAPVPVVRLSMSARPLPRSAPAWLGVQIPVGTVWAEEAAFRAALATAATRGFGNTGGRLVQAVAFGLSHIADARAAGQPVGPTILVTGVAGWLFGWLADRSGSLAAPILTHLAINETAAAAALTIQRRSRS
- the purF gene encoding amidophosphoribosyltransferase; translation: MAAAGEPADLTSRQRNTHAGFCDPAVVPVDSVTSPTFGSRQTVTVLQPQPEDNPPREECGVFGVWAPGEEVAKLTYYGLYALQHRGQEAAGIAVADGSQVLVFKDLGLVSQVFDEQTLAAMPGHVAIGHCRYSTTGQTTWENAQPVFRTTTAGTGVALGHNGNIVNSTALVTRAREAGLINPRLPGSATTDSDVLGALLAHAAADSTLEQAALELLPTVRGAFCLIFMDENTLYAARDPYGVRPLCLGRLDRGWVVASETAALDIVGASFVRDIEPGELLAIDADGVRSSRFAEPTPKGCVFEYVYLARPDSTIANRSVHAARVEIGRRLARECGIDADLVIGVPESGTPAAVGYAQESGTPYGQGLMKNAYVGRTFIQPSQTIRQLGIRLKLNPLKEVIRGKRLIVVDDSIVRGNTQRALVRMLREAGAAEVHVRIASPPVKWPCFYGIDFPSAAELIANAVDDEDEMLEAVRHAIGADTLGYISQEGLIAATEQSASRLCTACFDGAYPIELSSESVLGKNVIEHMLATAAREAVQAGPEIDEAALAEDALRRP
- the purM gene encoding phosphoribosylformylglycinamidine cyclo-ligase; this encodes MTDRRKDSGKHSGNQGITYAAAGVDIAAGDRAVELFKPLASKATRPEVRSKLGGFAGLFALRGGYREPLLAASSDGVGTKLAIAQAMDKHDTVGLDLVAMVVDDLVVCGAEPLFLLDYIALGRIVPERLNAIVAGIAEGCMRAGCALLGGETAEHPGLIEPDHYDLSATAVGVIEADDVLGAERVKPGDVIIAMGSSGLHSNGYSLVRAVLLEIDRMNLAGYVEEFGRTLGEELLEPTRIYAKDCLALAAETQVRTFCHITGGGLAGNLERVIPHGLVAEVDRGTWTPAPVFAMIAQRGRVSRAEMEKTFNMGVGMVAVVAPEDTDRALAILTARHVDCWVLGTVNKGGKEGPRARLVGQHPRF